Proteins encoded in a region of the Halothiobacillus diazotrophicus genome:
- a CDS encoding sulfurtransferase, with protein sequence MSFKKSFVFVPVVFAAAMGAQSAFALEVPGPLVDPAWLNAHLNDVKVLQVSGPLKAFTTAPEIKKEDGKTVVMDVSGHIPGASFVDFKKIRVTKDVDGKKVKGMIPDKAAFEALAQSWGVNKDEPIVIVPKGLSTGDVDEATRLYWQFKYYGQKNMAILNGGMAQWLADGMPVATDNPDVKPGDWVAKGEDKKILATYKEVKHAVDHPGSVQLADARPANQYMGVFTKKGEKSGHLEGAKNMSPDLLTTADGASARFLPKASYVSMMKKVGLSPNKSTIDYCNTGHLASGLWFVTHEIVGDKKARLYDGSLVEYSMYDGAKTVDTAKLGK encoded by the coding sequence ATGAGCTTTAAAAAGAGTTTTGTCTTTGTCCCGGTGGTTTTTGCCGCTGCGATGGGTGCGCAGAGTGCTTTCGCGCTTGAAGTCCCGGGTCCGCTGGTTGATCCGGCTTGGCTGAACGCTCATCTGAACGACGTCAAGGTACTGCAAGTCAGTGGCCCCCTTAAGGCATTCACCACGGCACCTGAAATCAAGAAAGAAGACGGCAAGACAGTGGTCATGGATGTTTCAGGGCATATCCCGGGAGCCTCTTTCGTCGATTTCAAGAAAATCCGTGTGACCAAGGATGTCGATGGCAAGAAGGTCAAGGGCATGATCCCCGACAAGGCGGCCTTCGAGGCGCTGGCGCAATCCTGGGGCGTGAACAAGGACGAGCCGATCGTGATCGTTCCCAAGGGCCTGTCGACCGGGGATGTGGATGAGGCGACCCGCCTGTATTGGCAGTTCAAATACTACGGTCAGAAGAACATGGCCATCCTGAACGGCGGCATGGCGCAATGGCTGGCCGATGGCATGCCGGTTGCGACCGACAATCCGGACGTCAAGCCGGGCGACTGGGTCGCCAAGGGCGAGGACAAGAAGATTCTGGCGACCTACAAGGAAGTCAAGCATGCCGTGGACCATCCGGGTTCTGTACAGCTGGCCGATGCCCGTCCGGCCAACCAATACATGGGCGTGTTCACCAAGAAGGGCGAGAAGTCCGGTCACCTGGAAGGTGCCAAGAACATGTCGCCCGATTTGTTGACGACCGCCGATGGTGCTTCTGCGCGTTTCCTGCCGAAGGCCAGCTACGTGTCGATGATGAAGAAAGTCGGCCTGAGCCCGAACAAGAGCACTATCGATTACTGCAATACCGGGCACCTGGCATCCGGTCTGTGGTTCGTCACGCATGAAATCGTCGGCGACAAGAAAGCCCGCCTGTACGACGGTTCCCTGGTCGAATACAGCATGTACGACGGTGCCAAGACGGTCGATACGGCCAAGCTCGGCAAATAA
- a CDS encoding DUF6969 family protein translates to MDRSLLAVSSARRMTTISPNRIEPATLVDWVAAGSEVYSAWLKSLPETDFEELLEVADEFYRLQHALAQDGLTILTELLRDESDAPLVRWQHYPEGDVEDPVTGAMYYYHAHDPVERPEEEHGHFHLFVRPSSSSGFSHVVGLSLDALGRIRTAFTTNRWVTDECIRPADEVLAMVPEGFVIDRARPSWLLSRWLMAVPRLIWPQLVRLLRDRDAALAWSGDSPLSEDVSEDRALQVLSEEGVDLMTVLSLIQQEAISRYQP, encoded by the coding sequence ATGGACCGATCCCTCCTGGCGGTGTCGAGCGCGCGACGGATGACGACGATCAGCCCAAACCGGATCGAACCGGCGACTTTGGTCGACTGGGTGGCGGCGGGTAGTGAGGTTTATTCCGCGTGGCTGAAATCGCTGCCGGAAACCGATTTCGAGGAACTGCTCGAGGTCGCGGATGAGTTCTATCGTCTGCAGCATGCGTTGGCCCAGGACGGTTTGACGATTCTCACGGAACTCTTGCGCGATGAGTCGGATGCCCCGCTCGTGCGGTGGCAACACTATCCCGAGGGCGATGTCGAGGATCCCGTGACCGGTGCCATGTATTACTACCACGCGCACGACCCGGTAGAACGACCCGAAGAAGAGCACGGGCATTTCCATCTGTTTGTTCGTCCGAGTTCCTCGTCGGGGTTCAGCCATGTTGTCGGATTGTCACTCGATGCGCTGGGACGGATTCGGACGGCATTTACCACCAACCGTTGGGTGACGGATGAATGCATACGACCCGCGGATGAGGTGCTGGCGATGGTGCCGGAGGGGTTCGTGATTGATCGGGCAAGGCCCTCGTGGCTGCTCTCGCGTTGGTTGATGGCCGTGCCTCGTTTGATCTGGCCGCAGCTCGTTCGTCTGCTCCGTGATCGCGACGCGGCGCTGGCCTGGTCGGGCGATTCCCCGTTGTCAGAGGACGTGAGTGAGGACCGCGCTCTCCAGGTGTTGAGCGAGGAGGGTGTCGACCTGATGACGGTGTTGTCTCTGATACAGCAGGAGGCCATATCCCGTTATCAGCCATAA
- a CDS encoding DUF6691 family protein — protein sequence MDYGVAGTALASGILFGYVLEQAGFGSPCKLTAQFRLTDWSVFKVMFTAILVAAVGILLLQTQNYFGSRGFFVPTTYLWATALGAALIGAGFAVGGYCPGTSVVGFVSGRIDGLVFMLGMVIGIFGFAGVYDTAFIHAVMNSAKISEKTLPALLGVSPWVVLVGMVVLAGIGFWLGRTLEGRSHGVYTAEDIVTGEDPADDPVEGGSAVRGPLGVSAAPSVH from the coding sequence ATGGATTACGGTGTAGCGGGTACGGCGTTAGCCTCCGGTATTCTTTTCGGTTATGTCCTGGAGCAGGCGGGATTTGGTTCTCCCTGCAAATTGACGGCACAGTTCCGCCTGACCGACTGGTCCGTGTTCAAGGTCATGTTCACGGCAATTCTTGTGGCAGCGGTCGGGATTCTGCTCCTTCAGACGCAGAACTACTTCGGCTCGCGGGGATTCTTCGTTCCGACGACCTATCTGTGGGCGACGGCCCTGGGTGCCGCCCTGATCGGCGCCGGATTTGCCGTCGGCGGCTATTGCCCCGGTACGTCGGTGGTCGGTTTCGTTTCGGGTCGAATCGATGGTCTGGTGTTCATGTTGGGGATGGTCATCGGTATTTTCGGTTTCGCCGGTGTCTACGACACTGCCTTCATCCACGCAGTCATGAATTCGGCGAAGATCAGTGAAAAAACCTTGCCGGCCCTATTGGGCGTCTCCCCGTGGGTAGTTCTCGTGGGGATGGTGGTGCTCGCCGGGATCGGCTTCTGGCTCGGCAGAACACTCGAAGGGCGGAGTCATGGCGTTTATACCGCGGAAGACATCGTCACCGGGGAAGATCCTGCCGATGATCCGGTCGAGGGCGGCAGTGCTGTGCGTGGACCTCTGGGCGTCAGTGCGGCTCCTTCTGTTCACTAA
- a CDS encoding YeeE/YedE thiosulfate transporter family protein: MSECSPVRPLWPPVVAGVVLGLVLILTFVLVGNGVGASGTFARIAAWFGMQVAPSAIESNGYLGGMVAHNANPLANWIVVEVVGVAIGALLAAVGAGRFKVKIDVGSGKISPKTRLILALLGGVLAGFGSRLAAGCTSGVGLSGTAMLGIGGFVFLIVFFVVGLGMSALMRRVW, from the coding sequence ATGTCTGAGTGTTCTCCGGTTCGTCCACTGTGGCCCCCTGTCGTGGCGGGTGTGGTACTGGGTCTGGTTCTGATTCTTACTTTTGTGCTCGTCGGTAATGGCGTAGGTGCATCGGGCACGTTCGCGCGGATTGCCGCCTGGTTCGGCATGCAGGTGGCGCCTTCCGCCATCGAATCGAACGGTTATCTGGGGGGTATGGTGGCGCACAATGCCAATCCCCTAGCCAACTGGATCGTGGTCGAGGTGGTTGGTGTCGCGATCGGTGCCCTGCTTGCCGCGGTAGGTGCGGGCCGATTCAAGGTCAAGATCGACGTCGGTTCCGGCAAGATTTCTCCCAAGACACGTCTGATCCTCGCACTGTTGGGCGGCGTGTTGGCCGGTTTTGGCTCCCGTCTTGCGGCAGGATGTACCAGTGGCGTCGGACTCTCCGGTACCGCCATGCTGGGTATCGGCGGTTTCGTGTTTCTGATTGTCTTCTTTGTCGTCGGTCTGGGTATGAGCGCGTTGATGCGGAGGGTCTGGTGA
- a CDS encoding MBL fold metallo-hydrolase, with the protein MKNQFVRSATRRRFLKAMGGFAILPLPYASQVFAEEQMVLAGPKVPDIAATPLSSKVYCVISPWGFPSAENQGMMSNVTFVTTQKGVVVIDSGASKQIGEMALRQIRKITDAPVVAVINTHYHGDHWLGNHAFVESNPDVPIYAHEKTASAIKTGQGQFWSHLMERATGNATLGTVVTPPNKTVSHGDVLDFGDTKIKVHFYGTAHTPSDISLELVGENIVHVGDVAMDRRIAFMDDGSFRGTFKNYDALEAAVPDALWVPAHGQPGKQVLVRNRELFEGIYQSAERAVKEFAGPNAAKEYALSDPRVQKYAKQTKGFDENIGKYASLAYLEAESASF; encoded by the coding sequence ATGAAAAATCAGTTCGTGCGTTCGGCCACGCGTCGACGTTTTCTGAAAGCGATGGGCGGGTTTGCGATCCTCCCGTTGCCGTACGCTTCGCAGGTCTTTGCCGAGGAGCAGATGGTGCTCGCCGGCCCCAAGGTGCCAGATATCGCGGCCACCCCCCTTTCCAGCAAGGTTTACTGCGTGATTTCGCCCTGGGGGTTTCCGTCCGCCGAGAACCAGGGAATGATGAGCAACGTGACGTTCGTGACGACGCAAAAGGGCGTCGTGGTCATCGATAGCGGGGCCTCCAAGCAAATCGGGGAAATGGCGCTTCGGCAGATTCGCAAGATTACGGATGCGCCGGTGGTGGCGGTCATCAATACGCACTATCACGGCGATCATTGGCTCGGTAACCATGCCTTCGTCGAGAGCAACCCGGACGTGCCGATCTATGCGCACGAGAAGACGGCTTCGGCGATCAAGACCGGCCAGGGGCAGTTCTGGAGTCATCTGATGGAACGGGCAACGGGGAACGCGACGCTGGGTACCGTGGTCACGCCACCGAACAAGACGGTTTCCCATGGCGACGTGCTGGACTTCGGGGATACGAAGATCAAGGTGCATTTTTACGGAACGGCGCACACCCCTTCGGACATCAGTCTCGAGCTGGTCGGGGAGAACATCGTCCACGTGGGCGACGTAGCGATGGATCGGCGGATTGCCTTTATGGATGACGGCAGTTTCCGGGGAACCTTCAAGAATTACGATGCCCTGGAGGCAGCGGTTCCCGATGCGTTGTGGGTGCCCGCGCACGGTCAACCCGGCAAGCAGGTCCTGGTGCGGAATCGAGAGTTGTTCGAGGGGATCTATCAGTCTGCTGAGCGGGCTGTGAAGGAGTTTGCAGGGCCCAATGCCGCGAAGGAATATGCCTTGAGTGACCCGCGGGTGCAAAAGTATGCCAAGCAGACCAAGGGGTTTGACGAAAATATCGGTAAATACGCTTCTCTGGCCTACCTCGAGGCAGAGTCCGCTTCCTTCTGA
- a CDS encoding transcriptional repressor, whose protein sequence is MPCSNHQQCAPTAIAHAEAVCLARGARLTAIRRAVLMEIWADHEGTKAYELISRLSREGNSVKPPTVYRALDFLLAHGLIHRIESLNAFVGCSHPEAPHQAIMLICDRCGTIREQSSDELNALLAGIAQRQQFSTFQQSIELHGLCLDCQPDRIRPAE, encoded by the coding sequence GTGCCCTGCTCCAACCATCAACAATGCGCCCCGACGGCAATCGCCCATGCCGAAGCCGTTTGCCTGGCACGCGGTGCCCGCCTGACAGCCATCCGCCGAGCCGTGCTGATGGAAATATGGGCCGACCACGAGGGCACCAAGGCCTATGAGTTGATCAGTCGACTTTCCCGGGAAGGCAATTCGGTCAAACCCCCAACCGTATACCGCGCCCTGGATTTCCTCCTCGCCCACGGCCTGATTCATCGCATCGAGAGCCTGAACGCATTTGTGGGCTGCAGCCACCCGGAAGCCCCGCATCAGGCAATCATGCTGATTTGCGACCGCTGTGGGACGATCCGCGAACAATCCAGCGACGAACTCAATGCTCTGTTGGCTGGGATTGCCCAACGACAGCAATTCTCGACATTCCAGCAATCGATCGAATTGCACGGGCTCTGCCTCGACTGCCAACCGGACCGCATTCGCCCAGCGGAATGA
- a CDS encoding class I SAM-dependent methyltransferase, producing the protein MKPSAQEIAQLRTDLTQRVTLMGQSLDLHSTWGLFSPRQIDDGTLLLLEFLTAPEPGQTIVDLGCGYGPIGLTLAKAEPQASVILLDKDFVACEYATANAARNRLANATVKLSNGLSAIQGTQVHQIVSNVPAKVGKELWSIMLFDAWQALHPGGDIWFVSINGLRDYFKRTFQEQFGNYDKIKQGRDYTIHRAVKR; encoded by the coding sequence ATGAAACCATCCGCCCAAGAAATCGCCCAGCTTCGTACCGACCTCACGCAACGGGTCACGCTGATGGGGCAATCGCTCGACCTGCACTCCACCTGGGGTCTGTTTTCCCCCAGGCAAATCGATGACGGTACCCTGCTGCTGCTTGAGTTCCTCACCGCACCCGAGCCGGGACAGACAATCGTCGATCTGGGCTGTGGCTATGGGCCAATCGGCCTGACGCTGGCCAAGGCGGAACCGCAGGCTTCGGTCATCCTCCTGGACAAGGATTTCGTCGCCTGCGAATACGCAACCGCCAATGCCGCCCGCAATCGGCTTGCCAACGCCACGGTCAAGCTGAGCAACGGACTCTCCGCCATTCAGGGCACCCAGGTGCACCAGATCGTTTCAAACGTTCCCGCCAAGGTCGGCAAGGAACTCTGGTCCATCATGCTGTTCGATGCCTGGCAGGCCCTGCATCCGGGCGGAGACATCTGGTTCGTGAGCATCAACGGGCTGCGGGATTACTTCAAGCGCACCTTTCAGGAACAGTTCGGCAACTATGACAAGATCAAGCAGGGGCGGGACTACACCATTCACCGGGCGGTCAAACGCTGA
- a CDS encoding zinc transporter ZntB, which yields MTTDFYTWRMLGDGQAALLPLSDETPSAGPVWLHLNFSQPETHEWIRAQADLDITIQDTLLAEVTRPRALILDQGLLLTLRGINHNPGQEPDDMVGIRLWITPRRIISTYMRSLRAVNTLQRDMETNNAPKDAGQFVTRLVELLNDNMLDTIEEIDELTDNYEKAMLKSDETEPVSDRDLADLRTMILTLRRYLGPQRDALMSVIGSHLGWLKKGSVQRLREAENRLTRYIEVLDASRDQMRIIQEQMQTRSNNELNKQLTFLTALSAIFLPLTFITGLFGVNIAGIPGNQSPSWAFSAFTLILIAIGILLIYLFKRAKLF from the coding sequence ATGACGACAGATTTTTACACATGGCGAATGCTGGGTGACGGGCAGGCGGCACTGCTGCCACTCTCGGACGAAACGCCGAGCGCGGGCCCCGTCTGGTTGCACCTGAATTTCTCGCAACCCGAGACCCACGAGTGGATTCGCGCGCAGGCGGATCTGGACATCACGATTCAGGACACCCTGCTCGCGGAAGTCACCCGGCCCCGCGCCTTGATTCTGGACCAGGGCCTGCTCCTGACCCTGCGCGGCATCAACCACAACCCCGGCCAGGAGCCGGACGACATGGTCGGCATTCGGCTGTGGATCACGCCCCGACGCATCATCAGCACCTACATGCGTTCTTTGCGGGCCGTGAACACGCTGCAACGCGATATGGAAACCAACAATGCCCCCAAGGATGCCGGCCAGTTCGTGACCCGGCTGGTGGAGCTGCTCAACGACAACATGCTCGACACGATCGAGGAAATCGACGAGCTGACGGACAACTACGAGAAGGCCATGCTCAAAAGTGACGAGACCGAACCGGTTTCCGACCGCGATCTGGCCGACCTGCGCACCATGATCCTGACATTGCGGCGTTATCTCGGCCCGCAGCGTGACGCCCTGATGTCCGTTATTGGCAGTCATCTGGGTTGGCTAAAGAAGGGCTCGGTCCAGCGCCTGCGCGAGGCGGAAAACCGACTGACCCGTTACATCGAAGTGCTGGACGCCTCACGCGACCAGATGCGCATCATTCAAGAACAGATGCAGACCCGCTCGAACAACGAACTGAACAAGCAACTGACCTTCCTGACGGCTCTCTCGGCGATTTTCCTGCCGCTGACCTTCATCACGGGGTTGTTCGGGGTCAACATTGCCGGTATTCCCGGCAATCAGAGCCCATCCTGGGCGTTTTCCGCGTTCACCCTGATCCTGATCGCCATCGGCATCCTGCTGATCTATCTGTTCAAGCGCGCCAAGCTCTTCTAA
- the metW gene encoding methionine biosynthesis protein MetW, whose amino-acid sequence MIRPDWHIVEEWIAPGRRVLDLGCGDGALLGHLIDTRQIVGVGLELEDDHVAACIERGISVIQEDLDTGISDWFTPDSFDYVIVSQTIQAIRHPERLLVDMLKIAREGIVTFPNMGYWRNRVQLGLLGHMPINRALPNPWYNTPNIHLCTLTDFEALCDELGIDILDRAVVDRARRESPLLRALPNWFGEHAIYRIRRRD is encoded by the coding sequence ATGATTCGGCCCGATTGGCATATCGTTGAGGAATGGATCGCCCCGGGACGTCGGGTGCTGGATCTGGGCTGTGGGGATGGGGCGTTGTTGGGACACCTCATCGATACGCGGCAAATCGTGGGCGTGGGGCTGGAGTTGGAAGACGATCATGTGGCCGCGTGCATCGAGCGGGGCATCAGCGTGATTCAGGAGGATCTGGATACGGGGATCAGCGACTGGTTCACGCCGGATTCCTTCGATTACGTCATCGTGAGTCAGACCATCCAGGCCATTCGTCATCCGGAGCGGTTGTTGGTGGATATGTTGAAAATAGCTCGTGAGGGGATCGTGACATTTCCCAACATGGGGTACTGGCGCAATCGCGTTCAGCTGGGGCTGCTCGGCCATATGCCGATCAATCGGGCGCTGCCGAATCCCTGGTACAACACGCCGAATATCCATCTCTGTACCCTGACGGATTTCGAAGCGCTCTGTGACGAATTGGGTATCGATATCCTCGATCGGGCGGTCGTCGACCGCGCACGTCGGGAATCGCCCCTGCTGCGCGCCTTGCCCAACTGGTTCGGCGAGCACGCCATCTACCGGATACGTCGCCGGGACTAA